A genomic stretch from Bacterioplanes sanyensis includes:
- the serC gene encoding 3-phosphoserine/phosphohydroxythreonine transaminase has product MTRAYNFCAGPAALPTDVLQQAQQEMADWHDKGLSIMEMSHRSKEFVAVAEQAEQDLRELMQVPDNYKVLFMQGGASSQFSMVPMNLLRGQAKADYILTGQWSKKAIAEAKRYCDVHLAASTDFASAPTQAELELSADAAYVHYCPNETIGGVRFDYIPETGAVPLVADYSSAILSEPLDVSRFGMIYAGAQKNIGPAGLCVVIVRDDLLGQALPGTPAMFDYQTAANNGSMYNTPPTYSWYLAGLVFQWLKAQGGVEAIGEVNRRKAAKLYAFIDGNDFYANPVALANRSIMNVPFTLADDSLDAAFLQQSEQAGLLNLAGHRSVGGMRASIYNAVPEAAVDALIDFMGDFARRHG; this is encoded by the coding sequence ATGACACGTGCATACAACTTCTGCGCAGGTCCCGCGGCACTGCCAACGGACGTGCTGCAACAAGCTCAGCAAGAAATGGCCGACTGGCACGACAAAGGCCTGTCGATTATGGAAATGAGCCATCGCAGCAAAGAGTTTGTTGCGGTGGCTGAGCAAGCCGAGCAAGACCTGCGTGAGTTGATGCAGGTGCCGGACAACTACAAAGTCCTATTTATGCAGGGCGGTGCCAGCAGTCAGTTCAGCATGGTGCCAATGAACCTGTTGCGTGGTCAGGCGAAGGCCGACTACATCTTGACCGGTCAGTGGTCGAAAAAGGCCATCGCCGAGGCCAAACGTTATTGTGATGTGCACCTGGCTGCCAGCACCGACTTCGCCTCGGCGCCGACTCAGGCAGAACTTGAGCTCAGTGCCGATGCGGCCTACGTACATTATTGCCCCAACGAAACCATCGGTGGCGTACGCTTCGATTACATCCCAGAGACCGGCGCTGTGCCCTTGGTCGCCGACTACTCGTCCGCCATCTTGTCTGAGCCGTTGGATGTGAGTCGCTTTGGCATGATCTACGCCGGAGCGCAAAAGAACATTGGCCCGGCGGGTTTGTGCGTGGTAATTGTGCGTGATGATTTGTTGGGCCAGGCGCTGCCCGGTACGCCAGCCATGTTTGATTACCAAACCGCAGCCAATAACGGTTCGATGTACAACACGCCGCCAACCTACAGCTGGTATCTGGCGGGCTTAGTGTTTCAGTGGCTGAAAGCTCAGGGCGGCGTTGAGGCCATCGGCGAGGTGAATCGTCGCAAGGCGGCCAAGCTGTACGCCTTTATCGATGGCAACGATTTTTACGCCAATCCGGTCGCTCTGGCCAATCGCTCCATTATGAACGTGCCGTTCACCTTAGCCGATGACAGCCTGGATGCGGCGTTCCTGCAGCAGAGCGAACAGGCCGGCCTGTTGAACTTGGCAGGACATCGCAGCGTCGGTGGCATGCGTGCCAGCATTTATAACGCGGTGCCTGAGGCGGCGGTGGATGCACTGATCGATTTTATGGGCGATTTTGCTCGCCGTCATGGGTAA